From Micromonospora rifamycinica, a single genomic window includes:
- a CDS encoding FAD-dependent oxidoreductase, translated as MPGETDVVIVGGGLAGLAVARRLHRAGVPWRLLEAGDRLGGRVATDLVDGYLLDRGFQVLNTAYPRLGTLLDLGTLDLGWFTSGVLVRRSDRLHRLVHPVREPGGTPATALAGIGSLVDRLRFAALATGCATLPAHRLLTAPETTSETALRRAGLSDTIIEELIRPFLSGVLIDRELETSSHVLAMILRSFARGRIGLPARGMAALPQAVAAPLPADLITCAAPVTGVAPGRVRTPTGEIRCRAVVVAVDPAAVGTLLPALPRVRTHSYTTYYHSTPEAPLGEPILLVDGDRRELVANTVVVSRAVPSYAPPGRHLVATSVVGPSAPAEPVVRGELERLYGCSTADWEHLSTVSIPDALPAAPPPQGRLRKPVALGDGLFVAGDHRDSPSIQGALASGWRTAGAVLAELRAAG; from the coding sequence GTGCCCGGTGAGACGGACGTGGTGATCGTCGGCGGTGGCCTGGCCGGGCTGGCGGTCGCCCGCCGGCTGCACCGGGCCGGAGTGCCCTGGCGGCTGCTGGAGGCCGGCGACCGGCTCGGCGGCCGGGTCGCCACCGACCTGGTCGACGGGTACCTGCTCGACCGGGGTTTCCAGGTGCTCAACACCGCCTACCCGAGGCTCGGCACCCTGCTCGACCTGGGCACCCTCGACCTGGGCTGGTTCACCTCCGGGGTGCTGGTCCGCCGGAGCGACCGCCTCCACCGGCTGGTCCACCCGGTACGCGAACCCGGCGGCACACCGGCCACCGCGCTCGCCGGCATCGGTTCGCTGGTCGACCGGCTGCGCTTCGCCGCCCTCGCCACCGGCTGCGCCACCCTGCCGGCGCACCGACTGCTCACCGCGCCGGAGACCACCAGCGAGACGGCCTTGCGCCGGGCCGGGCTCTCCGACACCATCATCGAGGAGTTGATCCGGCCGTTCCTGTCCGGCGTGCTCATCGACCGGGAGCTGGAGACCTCCAGCCACGTGCTGGCGATGATCCTGCGTTCCTTCGCCCGGGGCCGGATCGGCCTGCCCGCCCGGGGGATGGCCGCGCTGCCGCAGGCCGTGGCCGCCCCGCTGCCCGCCGACCTGATCACCTGCGCCGCGCCGGTCACCGGGGTCGCCCCCGGCCGGGTCCGTACCCCGACCGGTGAGATCCGGTGCCGCGCCGTGGTGGTCGCGGTCGATCCGGCGGCGGTGGGCACGCTGCTGCCGGCCCTGCCCCGGGTACGCACCCACAGCTACACCACCTACTACCACAGCACCCCGGAAGCGCCGTTGGGCGAGCCGATCCTGCTGGTCGACGGCGACCGGCGGGAACTCGTCGCCAACACGGTGGTCGTCAGCCGGGCCGTGCCGTCGTACGCCCCACCCGGCCGGCACCTGGTGGCGACCTCCGTGGTCGGCCCGTCCGCCCCGGCCGAGCCGGTGGTCCGGGGCGAACTGGAGCGCCTGTACGGATGCTCCACTGCCGACTGGGAACACCTGAGCACGGTGTCGATCCCGGACGCCCTGCCCGCCGCGCCACCGCCGCAGGGCCGGCTGCGCAAGCCGGTGGCGCTCGGCGACGGGCTCTTCGTGGCCGGCGACCACCGGGACAGCCCGTCCATCCAGGGGGCACTGGCCAGCGGCTGGCGTACGGCCGGGGCGGTGCTCGCGGAACTCCGCGCGGCGGGCTGA
- a CDS encoding extracellular catalytic domain type 1 short-chain-length polyhydroxyalkanoate depolymerase: MKIRRKMLLALAAPLVATLAAAALVIPTLQPAYAASLVEVTNFGDNPGRMRMHIYVPDTRPANPAVVVAMHGCGGTGPGFYSSSEFASLADRYGYIVIYPSAMQQAGFGNCFDTWSDAAKRRGGGSDPVSIVSMINYAQRQYGGDPRRVYATGSSSGGMMTNHMLALYPDVFAAGAAFMGVPYNCFANAADYPPGASKCTNGTMNRTPQQWGDAVRQQAYPGYSGPRPKVQLWHGTADTLVPYSLLQETIEQWTNVFGLSQTPTSTDTPQANWNRRRYADASGNVLVEAYSVQGAGHSLPSGGMAAVALQFFGLTNPTPTTPPVTTPPVPTTPPVTTPPVTTPPPTTPPVTTPPPTTPPASGACRVTATVNAWNSGLTESITITNTGASAVSGWSLVFTLPGGQTITSGWNASYAPSSGQVTARNASYNAAIPAGGSVDIGFQANHTGNTAKPSSFTLNGAACTVA, translated from the coding sequence ATGAAGATCAGACGGAAGATGCTGCTCGCCCTGGCGGCGCCACTGGTGGCGACGCTGGCGGCGGCGGCCCTGGTGATACCGACGCTCCAACCGGCGTACGCCGCGTCGTTGGTCGAGGTGACCAACTTCGGCGACAACCCCGGCCGGATGCGGATGCACATCTACGTGCCGGACACCCGCCCGGCCAACCCGGCGGTCGTGGTGGCCATGCACGGCTGCGGCGGCACCGGGCCGGGCTTCTACTCCAGCAGCGAGTTCGCCTCGCTGGCCGACCGGTACGGATACATCGTGATCTACCCGTCCGCGATGCAGCAGGCCGGCTTCGGCAACTGCTTCGACACCTGGTCGGACGCCGCGAAGCGGCGCGGCGGCGGCAGCGACCCGGTGTCGATCGTCTCGATGATCAACTATGCCCAGCGACAGTACGGCGGCGACCCCCGTCGGGTGTACGCCACCGGCAGCTCGTCCGGCGGCATGATGACCAACCACATGCTGGCGCTCTACCCTGACGTGTTCGCCGCCGGCGCCGCGTTCATGGGGGTTCCCTACAACTGCTTCGCCAACGCGGCCGACTACCCGCCCGGCGCCAGCAAGTGCACCAACGGCACCATGAACCGCACCCCGCAGCAGTGGGGTGACGCGGTCCGGCAACAGGCGTACCCCGGCTACTCCGGTCCCCGCCCGAAGGTGCAGCTCTGGCACGGCACCGCCGACACGCTGGTGCCGTACTCCCTGCTCCAGGAGACCATCGAGCAGTGGACCAACGTGTTCGGGCTGAGCCAGACCCCCACCTCCACCGACACCCCGCAGGCCAACTGGAACCGCCGCCGGTACGCCGACGCCAGCGGTAACGTCCTGGTCGAGGCGTACAGCGTCCAGGGGGCGGGGCACAGCCTGCCCTCGGGCGGGATGGCCGCCGTCGCCCTCCAGTTCTTCGGCCTGACCAACCCGACGCCCACCACGCCGCCGGTGACCACCCCGCCGGTGCCGACCACGCCCCCGGTCACCACGCCGCCGGTCACCACGCCGCCGCCGACCACGCCGCCGGTCACCACCCCGCCGCCGACCACGCCGCCGGCCTCCGGGGCCTGCCGGGTCACCGCGACCGTCAACGCCTGGAACTCCGGGCTGACCGAGAGCATCACCATCACCAACACCGGTGCCAGCGCCGTCAGCGGCTGGTCCCTGGTCTTCACCCTGCCCGGCGGGCAGACCATCACCTCCGGCTGGAACGCCTCCTACGCGCCCTCGTCCGGGCAGGTGACGGCCCGGAACGCCAGCTACAACGCCGCCATCCCGGCCGGCGGTTCGGTCGACATCGGATTCCAGGCCAACCACACCGGCAACACCGCCAAGCCCTCCTCGTTCACCCTCAACGGCGCCGCCTGCACGGTCGCCTGA
- a CDS encoding type II toxin-antitoxin system HicB family antitoxin: MTKYTAVCVRSGKWWSISVPELRGVHSQARRLDQVEDMAREAVALMLDVSPRSFEVEVRPEVSAEVAAARQARAKLVEAERSAERATVDAAKTLLEQGYTVRDAGSLLGISPQRVSQLTSPLRQVRRAGRSPQTARSAARKRKAVS; this comes from the coding sequence ATGACGAAGTACACCGCCGTATGCGTGCGTTCGGGGAAGTGGTGGTCAATCAGCGTCCCCGAGCTGCGTGGTGTTCACTCGCAGGCGCGCAGGCTCGACCAGGTTGAGGACATGGCTCGGGAAGCTGTCGCCCTGATGCTCGACGTGTCGCCGCGCAGCTTCGAGGTTGAGGTTCGACCCGAAGTCTCGGCCGAGGTAGCAGCGGCCCGACAGGCGCGGGCCAAGCTGGTGGAGGCTGAGCGGTCGGCGGAGAGGGCAACGGTTGACGCGGCGAAGACGCTGCTGGAACAGGGTTACACGGTGCGGGATGCCGGGAGTCTGCTGGGCATCTCTCCGCAACGGGTCTCGCAACTGACGTCACCGCTTCGGCAGGTGAGGCGGGCCGGTCGGAGCCCTCAGACGGCGCGGTCAGCGGCACGGAAGCGTAAGGCTGTTTCCTGA
- a CDS encoding PaaX family transcriptional regulator, which translates to MPHPFDIEEIFPDDGDHPVRLPRRQAGNSPQGVAVTLLADYTLRTRAWLPSAAIVALLAESHVSLAGARTVISRLARRGVLEGSRQGRRSSYRLSRSAAVSLSVGGSWVMAATTTTQAWDECWTLVAFSLPQERSAQRRALRGQLRWLGYAPLYDGLWISPHELTPKARAQLTQLHLGAVTVFRGRRVDLDAVAGRDPLDAWDVAAVAEQYESFLRRWRPLLPRIAAGQVDGAEAVRARTEVMDTFRRFPTLDPQLPLRLLPAGWLRGPARETFAAVYDGLADTAERHVRAVVARFADGTHADVRAHTTADLLAGLSATEPRGAAPAATDLAESSPSY; encoded by the coding sequence GTGCCACACCCGTTCGACATCGAGGAGATCTTTCCCGACGACGGGGACCACCCGGTACGGCTGCCCCGCCGGCAGGCCGGCAACTCGCCGCAGGGTGTCGCGGTGACCCTGCTGGCCGACTACACGCTGCGGACCCGGGCCTGGCTGCCGTCCGCCGCCATCGTCGCGCTGCTCGCCGAGTCGCACGTCAGCCTCGCCGGGGCGCGGACCGTGATCAGTCGGCTGGCCCGCCGGGGCGTCCTGGAGGGCAGCCGGCAGGGACGGCGCAGCTCGTACCGGCTCAGCCGGTCCGCCGCCGTCAGCCTCTCGGTCGGCGGGAGCTGGGTGATGGCGGCCACCACCACGACCCAGGCATGGGACGAGTGCTGGACGCTGGTCGCGTTCTCGCTGCCCCAGGAGCGCAGCGCGCAGCGGCGGGCGCTGCGCGGGCAGCTCCGCTGGCTGGGCTACGCGCCGCTGTACGACGGGCTGTGGATCTCGCCGCACGAGCTGACCCCGAAGGCGCGGGCCCAGCTCACCCAGCTCCACCTCGGGGCGGTCACCGTGTTCCGCGGTCGCCGGGTCGACCTCGACGCGGTCGCCGGCCGTGACCCGCTCGACGCCTGGGACGTCGCGGCGGTCGCCGAGCAGTACGAGAGCTTCCTGCGGCGGTGGCGACCGCTCCTGCCACGGATCGCCGCCGGCCAGGTCGACGGCGCGGAGGCGGTCCGGGCCCGGACCGAGGTGATGGACACCTTCCGTCGGTTCCCCACCCTCGACCCGCAGCTACCGCTGCGGCTGCTGCCCGCCGGCTGGCTGCGCGGCCCGGCCCGGGAGACCTTCGCCGCCGTCTACGACGGACTCGCCGACACCGCAGAGCGGCACGTCCGGGCCGTCGTGGCACGGTTCGCCGACGGTACGCACGCCGACGTCCGGGCGCACACCACCGCCGACCTCCTCGCCGGCCTCTCCGCCACCGAACCCCGGGGTGCCGCGCCCGCGGCCACCGACCTGGCCGAGTCGTCCCCGTCGTACTGA
- a CDS encoding type II toxin-antitoxin system HicA family toxin — protein sequence MKRADLIMKIGKAAANAGIGFDLIREGSHHSIYRYGSQHVVIPRHREINELTARGILRDLGLR from the coding sequence ATGAAGCGGGCCGACCTCATCATGAAGATCGGCAAAGCTGCCGCGAACGCCGGCATCGGCTTCGACCTCATACGCGAGGGTTCCCACCACAGCATCTACCGCTACGGCAGCCAGCACGTCGTCATACCGCGACATAGGGAGATCAACGAACTGACCGCGCGAGGTATTCTGCGCGACCTCGGCCTGAGGTAG